A region from the Linepithema humile isolate Giens D197 chromosome 1, Lhum_UNIL_v1.0, whole genome shotgun sequence genome encodes:
- the LOC136997320 gene encoding uncharacterized protein isoform X2 translates to MAKVNKETNYAVVKFLSDGTFSEIPILWLIQHNNIVRECWWPPRTANCATLIANCAHPNNTWKRYDVNFIKYCTSLESARKNASDANYETTDEERLGRGKRQHIPFNCCSSEEESDPCANKKKSRLYSNAISASPLYPDTLSLEYEYSNASISNASMSNASISNAFVSNASILNKSQSNAIPTISNASDYAMAATAQQEREMESHVASNIDLNTPIIIEGFENTNDLQTDIIIQT, encoded by the exons ATGGCCAaagtaaataaagaaacaaactACGCtgtagtaaaatttttgtcgGATGGAACTTTTTCTGAAATTCCAATATTGTGGCTCAttcaacataataatatagttCGTGAATGTTGGTGGCCACCACGGACAGCCAATTGTGCAACGCTAATAGCAAATTGTGCTCATCCAAATAATACGTGGAAACGATATGACGtgaactttataaaatattgta CATCTCTTGAATCCGCTCGGAAAAATGCATCAGATGCAAATTATGAAACAACAGATGAAGAAAGATTAGGACGAGGGAAAAGGCAACATATTCCTTTCAATTGTTGCAGTAGTGAGGAAGAATCTGACCCatgtgcaaataaaaaaa aaAGCCGCTTGTATTCGAATGCAATATCAGCATCACCCTTGTATCCTGATACGCTCAGTTTAGAATATGAATATTCTAATGCATCTATATCAAATGCATCTATGTCGAATGCATCTATTTCCAATGCATTCGTATCAAATGcatctatattaaataaatcacaatCAAACGCAATCCCAACCATATCAAACGCAAGCGACTATGCTATGGCAGCAACTGCACAACAAG AACGAGAAATGGAATCACATGTTGCAAGTAATATAGACCTCAACACACCGATAATAATAGAAG gattTGAAAATACTAATGATTTGCAAactgatataataattca